Proteins co-encoded in one Neofelis nebulosa isolate mNeoNeb1 chromosome 2, mNeoNeb1.pri, whole genome shotgun sequence genomic window:
- the LIN28A gene encoding protein lin-28 homolog A: protein MGSVSNQQFAGGCAKAPEEAPEDAARAAEEPQLLHGAGICKWFNVRMGFGFLSMTARAGVALDPPVDVFVHQSKLHMEGFRSLKEGEAVEFTFKKSAKGLESIRVTGPGGVFCIGSERRPKGKNVQKRRSKGDRCYNCGGLDHHAKECKLPPQPKKCHFCQSISHMVASCPLKAQQAPSSQGKPAYFREEEEEEIHSPALLPEAQN, encoded by the exons ATGGGCTCTGTGTCAAACCAGCAGTTCGCAG GTGGCTGCGCCAAGGCGCCGGAGGAGGCGCCGGAGGACGCCGCCCGGGCGGCCGAGGAGCCGCAGCTGCTGCACGGTGCCGGCATCTGTAAGTGGTTCAACGTGCGCATGGGGTTCGGCTTCCTGTCCATGACCGCCCGCGCCGGGGTCGCGCTTGACCCCCCAGTGGATGTCTTTGTGCACCAG AGCAAGCTGCACATGGAGGGCTTCCGGAGCCTGAAGGAGGGTGAGGCCGTGGAGTTCACCTTTAAGAAGTCTGCTAAGGGCCTGGAATCTATCCGGGTCACGGGCCCCGGTGGGGTGTTCTGTATTGGGAGCGAGAGGCGGCCCAAAGGGAAGAACGTGCAGAAGCGCAGATCAAAGGGAGACAG GTGCTACAACTGTGGAGGTCTAGACCACCATGCCAAGGAATGCAAGCTGCCACCCCAGCCTAAGAAGTGCCACTTCTGCCAGAGCATCAGCCACATGGTGGCCTCGTGTCCACTGAAAGCCCAGCAGGCCCCCAGCTCACAGGGAAAGCCAGCCTACTTtcgggaggaagaagaagaagagatccatagccctgccctgctcccagaGGCCCAGAATTGA